The window TGTGTTCCTGCACGGAGCTTTCGAATTTTTGTTCCACCTGGTTTGAGCAGAACTTCACAAGGTCCTCGACTTCTTGATCGGAAATAAAGGCACCCTGCGCACGTTCCAATTTGGCGGAGCCGGGTGCGAGGTAGAGCATGTCCCCCTTGCCAACGAGCTTGTCGGCCCCCTTGGTATCGAGGATCACGCGGGAGTCGAGACCGCTGGAGACCTGGAAGGCAATACGGCTCGGGATGTTTGCCTTGATGATCCCTGTCACGACATCGGCGCGTGGTGTTTGGGTAGCGACAATCAGATGGATACCGGCGGCGCGGGCTTTCTGGGCGATGCGGGCGATGTTCATCTCCATGTCGGCTGGAGCGGTTTGCATCAGGTCGGCAAGCTCGTCGATGATCACCACGATGTAGGGAATGCGGTCGGGGATGGCTTCCTCTTCATCGTCGTCATCCGAGCCGTCCAAGGCCGGTGGCCCGAGTTCACCATCGGTGAGTGCCTTGGCAATGGACTCGATGTGCTCGGCGTCGTAGCTCTCCTCTTCTTCCTCTTCCTGGTTTTCCGATTCGGGATCGGGCTCTTCTTTTTTAGGCAGTTCCCTGCTGTTGAAACCATCGAAGTTACGCACACCACACTCGGCAAAAATGCGGTAGCGTCGTTCCATTTCGTTGACGACCCAGCGCAATGCCGCGATGACCTTGTTAGGATCGGTCACCACCGGCACGGCTAGGTGGGGCAGTGAATTATACATCTGCATTTCCACCACCTTGGGGTCGACCATGATAAAGCGCAGCTCGTTCGGGCTGAACTTGAACAGGATACTGGAAATGATCGAGTTGATACACACTGACTTACCGGAGCCGGTGGCACCCGCCACCAACAAGTGCGGCATGGCAGCGAGATCGCCGATGACCGTGTTGCCGTAGACATCTTTTCCGAGTGCGAGTGGAATTTTCTTCTTGGCACTCACGAAAGCCGGGTCCTGAAGAAGTTCGTGCAGTGGCACGGCGACTTTTTCATTGTTAGCGATCTCAATACCCACGGTGTCGGAGCCAGGCACGGGGGCCAGGATGTTGATACGTTCTGCTTTGGTGGCACGCGCAAGATCAGCTTCGAGCTGGGTGATCCGGCTGACACGAAGCCCCATACTTGGATAAACCTCGTAGCGGGTAATGGTTGGTCCACGGGTAATGTTTCCGGCCGTTACCTCCACCCCAAATGCCTTGAGGGTATCGATGATGGTTTTTTGGACAGCCACCAGTTCACTTTTATCGGCCTCGACATCGGGCTCCTCGTGCTCAGGGATATTGAGCAGATCAAAGCCGGGGAGTTCATAGTTTTCATACTCATCCGTGCTAAGCCCTGTGTGGTCGAGTTTCTTTTTGCCAAAAGGTTTGGCCCCCAGGTCCGCAGACCGTTTGCGGGCCCGCGAGGCATCAACGATCTGAGGTTCGGGAACTTCCCTGAGTGGAAGTTCCGCCTGAGGGCTGTTGTCCTCTTCCTGTTTGGAATGGGATGCCGTCTTGTTCCGGCCCGCAGCCGGGGAGGCCGATGGAGAAGCAGCAGCTTCTCCGCCTTTGCCAGTGGCAAACCGATTGTCACGCTTCATGCGAAGTTGCTCCAAGGCTGAAGCTTTTTCAGCGGCATCAAGCTTTCGCTGTTTGCGCCCCTGCCACCAGTAGAGGGCATGCCGGAACAATCCACGGGTAAACTCGATCGGGTGCAGTCCCGTCAGCAAAATCAGGCTGACCACATAGACACAGAGGAGAACAAGGATAGCACCAGGTTTGTTTAACAGCGCTTCGAGGAGCTTGGTACCGACACCATAACCTATCCACCCGCCTGGCCCCTTGACATGGAAGTCACTCACCCAGCCCTGAAAGAGCACGGTGGATTCCAGATCGTGAAACATCCAGCCTTGGACGGCCAGAAGAGCTGATGCACTGAAGAGGAACACCGCACATCCCAGCCATGTGCGCCAAGAAGCCCTGGCATCGAATAGTAACTTGGAAACACCCATCCACAGGAGGACCAAAGGTAACAAATGCGCGGCCACCCCCAGTATTTGAAAGCCCAAAAAACCCAGATAGACCCCTACCACGCCGATCCAGTTTTCCACCCCCTGCCTTTCGGCCTGCGTATTCATATCGGCGGGGGAATACGACACGAGTGCAAGAAATAGCAGCAGCCCCAGTGCACAGAGCAGAATCCCCAACACCTCGTTCGGCCAGGGTTTGCGATCCTTTGGGGAATTTCTCAGTTTGTTGCGGGGGGCTGCCATTGGAAAATCGTGCGACAACGTCGCGATGGGGTGAAATGACGGATATGACCTGGATACAATCACCCCGGACAGGCTCCGTCGTTCCGATTGTCAGAGCATCCCCTACCTAAAGGGCTCTGGCAAGAGAAATTCCACGATTTTGACAGTCAGGAAAGGTTAATCAATTTGGGGTTTGGGTTCCGTTGTTTTGAAGGTAGACAAGGGGATGCGATTATTATTGGTCTTCCTCAAAGAGCCTGTTGCCGGTGAAGTCAAAACCCGCCTGGCCGCTGATGTGGGGCATGATGATGCCACCAGATACTACAAGGCACTAGTCGAAGTGCTGCTTAGGCAGCTGCAGGGGCTCCATGATTGCCGGATCAGGTTTTGCTACACGCCTGACGATGCTGACGATGCGGTCCGTTTCTGGCTGCTGCCGGCCATGCGGGCTACTTCGTCCGCCACCGATGGACTCTACCTGGCACCTTCTTCGATGGCGGTAGACACCCTGACACAAGAAGTGGATTTCCGTCCCCAGGGGGCCGGCAACCTGGGTGAACGGCTCCATCGCGCTTTCGGAGAGGGCTTTGCCAATGGTTTCAGCGAAATATCGGTTATTGGATCCGATTGCCCTGAGTGTGGCGCACGCTGGATCAATGCGGCCTTTTCCCGTTTAGCCTCGGCATCAGGACGTGATGTCATCATCGGCCCGAGCAACGACGGCGGATACTACCTGCTGGCCCTCAAGGCTCCTGCCCCCGGACTTTTCAGAAACATCCCGTGGAGCAGTAAGGATGTTTTCGACGCAACATCAGACGCTGCCGTGGCATCCGGTCTCAGCCTTGAAACACTCCCCATGCTGTCTGACGTCGATGACCTCACCGACTGGAACCGCATCCTTGCCGGACCACTGGGGGCGGCATTGAAAAAAGCACTCGGTGAACCGCTCGACGAGACCTTGCCTGCTTGTCCACAGGGCTCAGATGGCCATTTTGAGCATTAATTCTGAATGAAACACCCGCTCTCTTACGTTTACTCCGGAGTCATCTTATGCAGCCCATTTTCATCATCACCATCCTTCTCTGCACCCTTGTCGTCTCCTGTTCTAAAAAGACCGACGTTGCGCAGCACAATTCAGATCCAAAACAAGCGCAGACATTGAGCCCCGAGAAGGCATCCTCTCTGTCATTGCCGGACCAGGTGACGTTCAATGCCCATATCCGCCCGATTTTTTCCGACAAATGTTTCTCCTGCCATGGCTTCGACCAGAAAAAGCGTGAGGCCGACCTCCGCCTTGATACCCCCGAAGGTGCCTACGCCAAGCTGAAGGAGTCTGATGGCAGGGCCATCGTGCCGGGCAAACCTGATCAGAGCGATGTCTGGAAACGTATTGTCACGAATGACCCCGAGACCCTTATGCCCCCTGAGGATTTTCATAAACCGATCACCCAGCACGAGCGCGGACTGATCAGACGCTGGATCGAACAAGGTGCCGAGTATGAAAAACATTGGGCATACCGTCCCATCAAAAACCCACCCGTCCCGGGGGATCTGAAACATCAGGACAAGGTCGCCAATGCCATCGATGCCTTTGTGATCAACCGTTTGGAAAAAGAGAATCTTTCCCCGTCGGACACCGCGGATAAACGCACCTTGTTGCGCCGTCTTGCACTTGACCTGACGGGCTTGCCCCCTACTCCTGAAGAACTCGCTGTATTCCTCGCCGACACCTCTCCCGATGCCTACGAAAAGCAGGTCGACCGCCTGTTAGCGTCACCCCACTACGGTGAGCGGATGGCGGTGACCTGGCTGGACGTGGCACGCTACGCCGACACCGTCGGTTTCCACGGCGATCAAAACCAGCACATATTCCCCTACCGCGATTACGTCATCGACGCGTTTAATCAAAACATGCCCTTCGATCAGTTCACCATCGAACAACTTGCTGGGGATCTGCTGGACAATCCCACTCCGGAGCAACGGATCGCGACCGGATTTATCCGCCTC of the Akkermansiaceae bacterium genome contains:
- a CDS encoding glycosyltransferase, with product MRLLLVFLKEPVAGEVKTRLAADVGHDDATRYYKALVEVLLRQLQGLHDCRIRFCYTPDDADDAVRFWLLPAMRATSSATDGLYLAPSSMAVDTLTQEVDFRPQGAGNLGERLHRAFGEGFANGFSEISVIGSDCPECGARWINAAFSRLASASGRDVIIGPSNDGGYYLLALKAPAPGLFRNIPWSSKDVFDATSDAAVASGLSLETLPMLSDVDDLTDWNRILAGPLGAALKKALGEPLDETLPACPQGSDGHFEH
- a CDS encoding DNA translocase FtsK, with product MAAPRNKLRNSPKDRKPWPNEVLGILLCALGLLLFLALVSYSPADMNTQAERQGVENWIGVVGVYLGFLGFQILGVAAHLLPLVLLWMGVSKLLFDARASWRTWLGCAVFLFSASALLAVQGWMFHDLESTVLFQGWVSDFHVKGPGGWIGYGVGTKLLEALLNKPGAILVLLCVYVVSLILLTGLHPIEFTRGLFRHALYWWQGRKQRKLDAAEKASALEQLRMKRDNRFATGKGGEAAASPSASPAAGRNKTASHSKQEEDNSPQAELPLREVPEPQIVDASRARKRSADLGAKPFGKKKLDHTGLSTDEYENYELPGFDLLNIPEHEEPDVEADKSELVAVQKTIIDTLKAFGVEVTAGNITRGPTITRYEVYPSMGLRVSRITQLEADLARATKAERINILAPVPGSDTVGIEIANNEKVAVPLHELLQDPAFVSAKKKIPLALGKDVYGNTVIGDLAAMPHLLVAGATGSGKSVCINSIISSILFKFSPNELRFIMVDPKVVEMQMYNSLPHLAVPVVTDPNKVIAALRWVVNEMERRYRIFAECGVRNFDGFNSRELPKKEEPDPESENQEEEEEESYDAEHIESIAKALTDGELGPPALDGSDDDDEEEAIPDRIPYIVVIIDELADLMQTAPADMEMNIARIAQKARAAGIHLIVATQTPRADVVTGIIKANIPSRIAFQVSSGLDSRVILDTKGADKLVGKGDMLYLAPGSAKLERAQGAFISDQEVEDLVKFCSNQVEQKFESSVQEHIESGGADEEEEVSDADEEIVQKCLEVIRQEKKASTSLLQRRLRLGYTRAARMMDILEQRGIIGPGEGAKPREILINVGQDEA